The following coding sequences are from one Pyxidicoccus xibeiensis window:
- the hscB gene encoding Fe-S protein assembly co-chaperone HscB: MRTHFDVFGLPRAYDVDVPALEKQHRELSLKLHPDRVAQADARERLKALEGTTALNEAYKTLKDPVRRAFYLLKLHGIDLDREDAGAQKDMPLEFLEEVMELREALDAAMEKKDLARVQAMATDVRARHQAALGEAAGALRALEGGAAADGGQVLVKKASHALGRVRYFTRFLEQVDAFEEESLS; the protein is encoded by the coding sequence GTGAGGACCCACTTCGACGTCTTCGGGCTGCCGCGCGCCTATGACGTGGACGTGCCCGCGCTGGAGAAGCAGCACCGCGAGCTGTCCCTGAAGCTGCACCCGGACCGGGTGGCCCAGGCGGACGCGCGCGAGCGGCTCAAGGCGCTGGAGGGCACCACCGCCCTCAACGAGGCCTACAAGACGCTGAAGGACCCGGTGCGCCGCGCCTTCTACCTCCTCAAGCTGCACGGCATCGACCTGGACCGCGAGGACGCGGGCGCCCAGAAGGACATGCCGCTGGAGTTCCTGGAGGAGGTCATGGAGCTGCGCGAGGCGCTGGACGCGGCCATGGAGAAGAAGGACCTGGCGCGCGTGCAGGCCATGGCCACCGACGTCCGGGCCCGCCACCAGGCGGCGCTCGGCGAGGCGGCCGGCGCCCTGCGCGCCCTGGAAGGTGGGGCCGCCGCGGACGGCGGGCAGGTCCTGGTGAAAAAGGCATCGCACGCGCTGGGGCGGGTGCGCTACTTCACGCGCTTCCTCGAGCAGGTGGACGCGTTCGAGGAGGAGAGTCTGTCGTGA
- a CDS encoding HesB/IscA family protein: MNEQATQETTQSQAPAPAPAAKPAPKGITIADSAVARLKELLEQRQTPEAGLRLAVKGGGCSGLQYSMEWSEKSRERDKVFEKDGVRVFVDPKSYLYLIGTELVFEQTLMASGFKLNNPNIKAACGCGESFSV; encoded by the coding sequence ATGAACGAGCAGGCGACCCAGGAGACGACGCAGAGCCAGGCGCCTGCCCCCGCGCCCGCGGCGAAGCCCGCCCCGAAGGGCATCACCATCGCGGACAGCGCGGTGGCCCGGCTGAAGGAGCTGCTGGAGCAGCGCCAGACGCCCGAGGCCGGCTTGCGGCTGGCCGTGAAGGGCGGCGGGTGCTCGGGCCTCCAGTACTCCATGGAGTGGTCGGAGAAGAGCCGCGAGCGCGACAAGGTCTTCGAGAAGGACGGCGTGCGCGTCTTCGTCGACCCGAAGAGCTACCTGTACCTCATCGGCACGGAGCTGGTGTTCGAGCAGACGCTGATGGCCTCGGGGTTCAAGCTGAACAACCCCAACATCAAGGCCGCCTGCGGCTGCGGAGAGAGCTTCTCCGTCTGA
- the iscU gene encoding Fe-S cluster assembly scaffold IscU: MAYSDKVIDHYENPRNVGTMDKEDPNVGTGLVGAPACGDVMRLQLKISDDGTIQDARFKTFGCGSAIASSSLVTEWVKGKTVDEAMTISNKDVARELSLPPVKIHCSVLAEDAIKAAIEDFKKKRAARQAKAS, from the coding sequence ATGGCTTACAGCGACAAGGTCATCGACCACTACGAGAACCCCCGCAACGTCGGGACGATGGACAAGGAAGACCCGAACGTGGGCACCGGCCTGGTGGGCGCGCCCGCCTGCGGTGACGTGATGCGCCTGCAGCTGAAGATCTCCGACGACGGCACCATCCAGGACGCCCGGTTCAAGACCTTCGGCTGTGGCTCCGCCATTGCGTCCTCGTCGCTCGTCACCGAGTGGGTGAAGGGCAAGACGGTGGACGAGGCGATGACCATCTCCAACAAGGACGTGGCCCGCGAGCTGTCCCTGCCGCCGGTGAAGATCCACTGCTCCGTGCTGGCCGAGGACGCCATCAAGGCGGCCATCGAGGACTTCAAGAAGAAGCGCGCCGCGCGCCAGGCCAAGGCGTCCTGA
- a CDS encoding IscS subfamily cysteine desulfurase: protein MKLPIYMDYHATTPLDPRVLEVMLPYLREDFGNAASRNHVFGWKAEAAVKKARQQVAELIGASEQEIVFTSGATESDNLAIKGAIEFYKSKGDHIITLKTEHKAVLDTCKRLERVRQERLDELKALRLSQLAEQEVTEDNLAELAAKYDVENDAVYQKWAERPTGGARVTYLDVEQDGRVSLEKLAAAMTPKTVLVSIMFANNEIGTVQPVAEIGALCREKGVLFHCDAVQGIGKVPFDVEAMKVDLASITAHKMYGPKGVGALYVRRKPRVRIAPIIDGGGHERGMRSGTLNVAAIVGFGAAAEIARKELPEEGARILALRERLRKGLTDALDMTVINGSMEHRLPGNLNISFAHAEGESLMMGIKDVAVSSGSACTSASLEPSYVLRALGVDEELAHSSIRFGLGRFTTVEEVDYVVKLVVDKVRKLRDMSPLYEMAKEGIDLKSIEWTAH from the coding sequence GTGAAGCTGCCGATCTACATGGACTACCACGCCACCACGCCGCTGGACCCGCGGGTGCTGGAGGTCATGCTGCCCTACCTGCGCGAGGACTTCGGCAACGCGGCCAGCCGCAACCACGTGTTCGGCTGGAAGGCCGAGGCGGCGGTGAAGAAGGCGCGCCAGCAGGTGGCCGAGCTCATCGGCGCGTCCGAGCAGGAGATCGTCTTCACCTCGGGCGCCACCGAGTCCGACAACCTGGCCATCAAGGGCGCCATCGAGTTCTACAAGTCGAAGGGTGACCACATCATCACCCTGAAGACGGAGCACAAGGCCGTCCTGGACACCTGCAAGCGCCTGGAGCGCGTGCGCCAGGAGCGGCTGGACGAGCTGAAGGCGCTGCGCCTGTCCCAGCTGGCCGAGCAGGAGGTCACCGAGGACAACCTGGCCGAGCTGGCGGCGAAGTACGACGTGGAGAACGACGCCGTCTACCAGAAGTGGGCGGAGCGCCCCACCGGCGGCGCGCGCGTCACCTACCTGGACGTGGAGCAGGACGGCCGGGTGAGCCTGGAGAAGCTGGCCGCGGCGATGACGCCGAAGACGGTGCTCGTCTCCATCATGTTCGCCAACAACGAGATTGGCACCGTGCAGCCCGTCGCGGAGATTGGCGCCCTCTGCCGTGAGAAGGGCGTGCTCTTCCACTGCGACGCGGTGCAGGGCATCGGCAAGGTGCCCTTCGACGTGGAGGCCATGAAGGTGGACCTGGCGTCTATCACCGCGCACAAGATGTACGGCCCCAAGGGCGTGGGCGCGCTGTACGTGCGGCGCAAGCCCCGCGTGCGCATCGCCCCCATCATCGACGGCGGCGGCCACGAGCGCGGCATGCGCTCGGGCACCCTCAACGTGGCGGCCATCGTCGGCTTCGGCGCGGCGGCGGAAATCGCCCGCAAGGAGCTGCCCGAGGAGGGCGCCCGCATCCTCGCCCTGCGCGAGCGGCTGCGGAAGGGGCTGACGGACGCGCTCGACATGACGGTCATCAACGGCTCCATGGAGCACCGGCTGCCGGGCAACCTCAACATCTCCTTCGCCCACGCCGAGGGCGAGTCCCTGATGATGGGCATCAAGGACGTGGCCGTGTCCTCCGGGTCCGCGTGCACGTCCGCCTCGCTGGAGCCGTCCTACGTGCTGCGCGCCCTGGGCGTGGACGAGGAGCTGGCGCACAGCTCCATCCGCTTCGGCCTGGGCCGCTTCACCACGGTGGAGGAAGTGGACTACGTGGTCAAGCTGGTGGTGGACAAGGTCCGCAAGCTGAGGGACATGAGCCCCCTCTACGAGATGGCCAAGGAAGGCATCGACCTGAAGTCCATTGAGTGGACGGCGCATTAG
- a CDS encoding SPFH domain-containing protein, with the protein MSANTKQAARSKESPESGERAPLVRVEGGGGGGRLEQPRHVDGWRTGKPVEDPEKMKRWGLVTARPSEFLVHMRRGRVREVSGQGASCFKLPGDSVAIVPTSIQRLQFTADQVTNEKVGVQVTGLAVYRIADPLVAFRMLNFSFPERAQEKLAELLREMFVGAARRLVANMSVEECLSKRKEGIAAELMREIAPVVAGRGKLEDQSDAGWGVILDTIEIQDVRVLSSTVFENMQARFRREQERQAREAELAKERFVHREETEAERQLSLQRLSAEEEVRQKRQVADEQARLEALAVEARVAEAKLAQERTLKQEQATVEREVALTKLAAEQEVRQKKQVSDEQAKLETLAAEARLAEAKIVSERALSTSRAQVEMEKLQREQEAEAARQRMELERLKREQEADVGQAKLELEKLKLAQEAEAAQAKVELVRLQRAQEAEAAKSQMELARQQREAELALARQEREQQLELARLQREQEAEATKARMELARQQREQEVELAAQQHAQEFALEKQRREQELLLEKQKRDQEVDLARLRAEQEADAEKSRMVLERMRREQEQATARHEALLAEHQQEAERLHAELQVVQARRSIVETEVAIAELRARKDRAHQELELGKARALRDIENSVSAEVIQMTLAQQLPQVAAAFQQKMGEVHVTAVDGANPFGYIAAAVEGVMGLARSAGLKTPASSVAPTAQ; encoded by the coding sequence ATGAGCGCGAACACGAAGCAGGCGGCCAGGTCGAAGGAGTCCCCGGAGTCCGGTGAGCGGGCGCCACTCGTCCGTGTAGAGGGCGGAGGGGGCGGCGGACGGCTGGAGCAGCCGCGCCATGTGGACGGCTGGCGCACGGGCAAGCCGGTGGAGGACCCGGAGAAGATGAAGCGCTGGGGCCTGGTGACGGCGCGGCCGAGCGAGTTCCTCGTCCACATGCGCCGCGGCCGGGTGCGCGAGGTCAGCGGCCAGGGCGCCAGCTGCTTCAAGCTGCCGGGTGACTCGGTGGCCATCGTCCCCACCAGCATCCAGCGGCTGCAGTTCACCGCGGACCAGGTGACGAACGAGAAGGTCGGCGTGCAGGTGACGGGCCTCGCGGTGTACCGCATCGCGGACCCGCTGGTGGCCTTCCGCATGCTCAACTTCTCCTTCCCGGAGCGGGCGCAGGAGAAGCTGGCGGAGCTGCTGCGGGAGATGTTCGTGGGCGCGGCGCGGCGCCTCGTGGCGAACATGTCGGTGGAGGAGTGCCTCTCCAAGCGCAAGGAGGGCATCGCCGCGGAGCTGATGCGGGAAATCGCTCCGGTGGTGGCGGGCCGGGGCAAGCTGGAGGACCAGTCCGACGCGGGCTGGGGCGTCATCCTCGACACGATTGAAATCCAGGACGTGCGCGTCCTGTCGTCCACCGTCTTCGAGAACATGCAGGCGCGCTTCCGCCGCGAGCAGGAGCGGCAGGCGCGTGAGGCGGAGCTGGCCAAGGAGCGCTTCGTCCACCGCGAGGAGACGGAGGCCGAGCGGCAGCTGAGCCTGCAGCGGCTGTCCGCCGAGGAGGAGGTGCGCCAGAAGCGGCAGGTGGCGGACGAGCAGGCCCGGCTGGAGGCGCTGGCGGTGGAGGCGCGCGTGGCCGAGGCGAAGCTCGCCCAGGAGCGCACGCTGAAGCAGGAGCAGGCCACGGTGGAGCGCGAGGTGGCGCTGACCAAGCTGGCCGCGGAGCAGGAGGTCCGCCAGAAGAAGCAGGTCTCCGACGAGCAGGCCAAGCTGGAGACGCTGGCCGCCGAGGCGCGCCTGGCCGAGGCGAAGATTGTCTCCGAGCGCGCGCTGTCCACCAGCCGCGCGCAGGTGGAGATGGAGAAGCTGCAGCGCGAGCAGGAGGCGGAGGCCGCCCGCCAGCGCATGGAGCTGGAGCGGCTGAAGCGCGAGCAGGAAGCGGACGTGGGCCAGGCGAAGCTGGAGCTGGAGAAGCTCAAGCTGGCGCAGGAGGCGGAGGCCGCGCAGGCGAAGGTGGAGCTGGTCCGGCTGCAGCGCGCGCAGGAGGCGGAGGCCGCGAAGTCGCAGATGGAGCTGGCGCGCCAGCAGCGCGAGGCGGAGCTGGCGCTGGCCCGGCAGGAGCGCGAGCAGCAGCTGGAGCTGGCGCGGCTGCAGCGGGAGCAGGAGGCGGAGGCCACCAAGGCGCGCATGGAGCTGGCGCGCCAGCAGCGCGAGCAGGAAGTCGAGCTGGCGGCGCAGCAGCACGCGCAGGAGTTCGCGCTGGAGAAGCAGCGGCGCGAGCAGGAGCTGCTGCTGGAGAAGCAGAAGCGTGACCAGGAGGTGGACCTGGCGCGGCTCCGGGCCGAGCAGGAGGCGGACGCGGAGAAGAGCCGCATGGTGCTGGAGCGCATGCGCCGCGAGCAGGAGCAGGCCACGGCGCGGCACGAGGCCCTGCTCGCCGAGCACCAGCAGGAGGCGGAGCGGCTCCATGCCGAGCTCCAGGTGGTGCAGGCCCGCAGGTCCATCGTCGAGACGGAGGTGGCCATCGCCGAGCTGCGCGCGCGCAAGGACCGGGCGCACCAGGAGCTGGAGCTGGGCAAGGCGCGCGCGCTGCGCGACATCGAGAACAGCGTGAGCGCGGAGGTCATCCAGATGACCCTGGCGCAGCAGCTGCCCCAGGTGGCCGCGGCCTTCCAGCAGAAGATGGGCGAGGTGCACGTCACCGCGGTGGATGGTGCGAATCCGTTTGGCTACATCGCCGCCGCCGTGGAAGGCGTCATGGGCCTGGCGCGCTCCGCCGGGCTGAAGACGCCTGCTTCCTCGGTTGCTCCCACGGCGCAGTAG
- a CDS encoding protein-disulfide reductase DsbD family protein: MDARKLGVLAVLAGVAVAVVPWLLPTGPNAGLDAARFLESGSLAVGAAVVFAGGLLTALTPCVYPLIPITVSVFGARKAEGRGKALLLTSSYIVGMGVVFSALGILAAKTGQAFGALLGHPAVVTGLAVFLLLLATSMFGAFELALPSSLQTKLNSVGGSGVAGAFLMGSVSGFLAAPCTGPVLTGLLAFVAKTANTTLGAVLLFIYALGIGVPFFLIGVFTVRLPRGGVWMEWVKSVLGIMLVALAFNYLKDAFPWARDTVKGLGAQVGQLPGAALAAALAVVGVLVGAVHRSFKEGTRDFSLKALGVALVVVALVLRGGALDAGPVGALWVRLGLAEPPRAPSWQWHHVMPAKQATFSPEEFDKVLAQAKADGRPVLIDFFADWCAACKELDRETYPAPEVISTADEGQFLNIKIDATNAEDALDALMERFGVEGLPTVAFVSPQGEVLTRPRVTGFLEPSPFAAEMKKARCTDGKTC; the protein is encoded by the coding sequence ATGGACGCAAGGAAGCTGGGAGTGTTGGCCGTGCTGGCCGGTGTCGCGGTGGCCGTGGTTCCCTGGCTGCTGCCCACCGGCCCCAATGCCGGCCTGGACGCCGCCCGGTTCCTGGAGTCGGGCAGCCTGGCGGTGGGCGCCGCGGTGGTGTTCGCCGGTGGGCTGCTCACCGCCCTGACGCCCTGCGTCTACCCGCTCATCCCCATCACCGTGTCCGTCTTCGGCGCGCGGAAGGCGGAGGGACGGGGGAAGGCGCTGCTGCTCACCTCGTCCTACATCGTGGGCATGGGGGTGGTGTTCAGCGCGCTGGGAATCCTGGCGGCGAAGACGGGGCAGGCCTTCGGCGCGCTGCTGGGGCACCCGGCGGTGGTGACGGGGCTGGCGGTGTTCCTGCTGCTGCTGGCCACGTCCATGTTCGGGGCCTTCGAGCTGGCGCTGCCCTCGTCGCTGCAGACGAAGCTGAACTCGGTGGGCGGCAGCGGCGTGGCGGGCGCGTTCCTCATGGGCAGCGTGTCCGGCTTCCTCGCGGCGCCGTGCACCGGGCCGGTGCTGACGGGCCTGCTGGCCTTCGTGGCGAAGACGGCCAATACGACATTGGGCGCGGTGCTGCTGTTCATCTACGCGCTGGGCATCGGCGTGCCGTTCTTCCTCATCGGCGTCTTCACCGTGCGGCTGCCTCGCGGCGGCGTGTGGATGGAGTGGGTGAAGAGCGTGCTGGGCATCATGCTGGTGGCGCTGGCCTTCAACTACCTGAAGGACGCCTTCCCCTGGGCCCGGGACACGGTGAAGGGGCTGGGCGCGCAGGTGGGGCAGCTGCCCGGCGCGGCGCTCGCCGCGGCGCTGGCGGTGGTGGGCGTGCTGGTGGGCGCGGTGCATCGCTCGTTCAAGGAAGGGACGCGGGACTTCTCGCTGAAGGCGCTGGGCGTGGCGCTGGTGGTGGTGGCGCTGGTGCTGCGCGGCGGCGCGCTGGACGCGGGGCCGGTGGGCGCGCTGTGGGTGCGCCTGGGGCTGGCCGAGCCGCCGCGCGCGCCGTCGTGGCAGTGGCACCACGTCATGCCCGCGAAGCAGGCCACCTTCTCGCCGGAGGAGTTCGACAAGGTGCTCGCCCAGGCGAAGGCGGACGGGCGGCCGGTGCTCATCGACTTCTTCGCGGACTGGTGCGCGGCCTGCAAGGAGCTGGACCGCGAGACGTACCCCGCGCCGGAGGTCATCTCCACGGCGGACGAGGGGCAGTTCCTCAACATCAAGATTGACGCTACGAATGCCGAGGACGCGCTCGACGCGCTGATGGAGCGCTTCGGCGTGGAGGGCCTGCCCACGGTGGCCTTCGTGTCGCCCCAGGGCGAGGTGCTCACCAGGCCGCGCGTCACCGGCTTCCTGGAGCCCAGCCCGTTCGCCGCGGAGATGAAGAAGGCGCGCTGCACCGACGGGAAGACCTGCTGA
- a CDS encoding tRNA-uridine aminocarboxypropyltransferase has product MRSRTPEDLAGRCPRCFLPTLLCLCAELPCLPTRTELVVIRHHKETLKSTNTARMAALALPRCRIVSYGSPGVPFDASVLDAPGTWLLFPDAQQSPAPDAPLPARLIVLDGSWGQARRMVQRVPALRRLPGLKLPPPLPDTRRLRRPPHPDGMSTLEAIAGALAHLEGEDVARPLYALHEVMIDRVMMSRGRLAMPGCDEDDGD; this is encoded by the coding sequence GTCTAGAACCCCCGAGGACCTCGCTGGCCGCTGCCCGCGCTGCTTCCTGCCCACCCTCCTGTGTCTGTGCGCCGAGCTTCCCTGCCTCCCCACGCGCACGGAGCTGGTCGTCATCCGCCACCACAAGGAGACGCTGAAGTCGACCAACACCGCGCGCATGGCGGCGCTCGCCCTGCCCCGCTGCCGCATCGTCTCCTACGGCTCGCCGGGCGTGCCGTTCGACGCCTCGGTGCTGGACGCGCCCGGCACCTGGCTGCTCTTCCCGGACGCGCAGCAGTCCCCCGCGCCGGACGCGCCGCTGCCAGCGCGGCTCATCGTCCTGGACGGGAGCTGGGGCCAGGCACGGCGCATGGTGCAGCGGGTTCCCGCCCTGCGCAGGCTGCCGGGGCTGAAGCTGCCGCCGCCCCTGCCGGACACCCGCCGCCTGCGCCGTCCGCCGCACCCGGACGGCATGTCCACCCTGGAGGCCATCGCCGGCGCGCTGGCGCACCTGGAGGGCGAGGACGTGGCCCGCCCCCTCTATGCGCTGCACGAGGTGATGATTGACCGGGTGATGATGAGCCGCGGCCGGCTCGCCATGCCCGGCTGCGACGAGGACGACGGAGACTGA